A window of the Dyadobacter pollutisoli genome harbors these coding sequences:
- a CDS encoding metal-dependent transcriptional regulator: protein MQNSFTEENYLKIIHSLSGRDGGEVSTNALAESTATRAASVTDMLRKLAEKGLINYKKYQGVTLTELGEKVAIKVIRKHRLWEVFLVEKLGFGWDEVHDIAEELEHIPSEVLVEKLDVFLGHPKFDPHGDPIPDAKGNLTEPDYRILTDAQIGEKVLMMGVLDHAPSFLQHLDRSGITLGAVLEVKEINEYDKSASVQINGGQTLFISLEVSKNLLVQRR from the coding sequence ATGCAGAACTCCTTCACAGAAGAAAATTATCTAAAAATCATTCATTCGCTTTCCGGACGCGACGGTGGAGAAGTAAGTACCAATGCGCTTGCTGAGAGCACAGCGACCCGCGCGGCATCCGTTACAGATATGTTACGTAAGCTGGCGGAAAAAGGATTAATCAATTACAAAAAATACCAGGGCGTAACGCTGACCGAGCTGGGTGAGAAAGTGGCGATCAAGGTGATCCGCAAACACAGGCTCTGGGAGGTGTTTCTGGTTGAAAAGCTGGGTTTCGGGTGGGATGAAGTACACGACATTGCCGAAGAGCTGGAACATATACCATCGGAAGTTCTCGTGGAAAAACTGGATGTTTTTCTCGGTCATCCCAAATTCGATCCGCACGGCGATCCCATCCCTGATGCAAAAGGAAACCTCACTGAACCAGATTATCGTATCCTGACGGATGCGCAGATCGGCGAAAAAGTGCTGATGATGGGCGTACTGGATCACGCTCCTTCATTTTTACAACATCTGGACCGTTCGGGAATTACATTGGGTGCAGTTTTGGAGGTCAAAGAAATTAATGAATATGATAAGTCCGCTTCTGTACAAATAAACGGCGGTCAAACGTTGTTTATCAGTCTCGAGGTATCTAAAAATTTATTGGTACAGCGCCGATGA
- a CDS encoding LptF/LptG family permease, whose translation MRFKILDRYLIKNFLITYVFVAFVIVLIICMIDYTEKVDDFLDKKAPLNEILIDYYLNLIPYWINYISPLMVFIATVFFTSRIAARTEIIAMLSSGISFGRMLLPYMVGAVILGAVTFLQVGWILPKANKIRNNFEKTYVKQEFYFSGHNVHITIAPDVYAYLESYNTGTKTGNKFTMETIKGTQLVQKFYADKIVWQPKKGKWTLQNYQVRTLDSLGEKLSSGMEIDTTINLSPKDFESDYNLFETFTLPELNAYIDLLKSRGADGLEVYLIEKYIRFTQPFAILILTAIGVIVSARKSRRGVGWQIALGFMLAFIYILFFLLSKGVAEAGTINTLFAVWLPNIVFSLIGVVLYKTLPR comes from the coding sequence ATGAGATTTAAAATTCTGGATCGCTATCTGATCAAAAATTTCCTGATAACCTATGTTTTCGTGGCGTTCGTGATCGTACTGATCATTTGCATGATCGATTACACGGAAAAAGTAGATGACTTTCTGGATAAAAAGGCGCCTCTCAATGAGATCCTCATTGACTATTACCTCAATCTCATTCCCTATTGGATCAATTACATCAGTCCGCTGATGGTATTTATTGCGACCGTATTTTTTACATCCCGCATTGCCGCCCGGACAGAAATTATTGCGATGCTCAGCAGCGGTATCAGTTTTGGACGCATGTTGCTGCCTTATATGGTAGGCGCGGTGATCCTCGGTGCGGTTACATTTTTGCAGGTAGGATGGATTTTACCAAAAGCGAATAAGATCCGTAACAATTTCGAGAAGACCTACGTCAAGCAGGAATTCTATTTCAGCGGACATAATGTACACATTACCATCGCTCCCGACGTGTACGCTTATTTGGAAAGCTATAACACCGGTACTAAAACCGGGAATAAGTTTACGATGGAAACCATCAAAGGCACGCAGCTTGTACAAAAATTTTATGCCGATAAAATCGTCTGGCAGCCCAAAAAAGGCAAATGGACATTGCAAAATTACCAGGTGAGAACATTGGATAGTTTAGGGGAAAAGCTAAGCAGCGGGATGGAGATCGATACGACGATCAATCTTTCCCCCAAGGATTTTGAAAGCGATTATAACCTGTTCGAGACTTTCACATTACCCGAGCTGAATGCCTATATCGATCTGCTGAAAAGCCGTGGAGCTGATGGTCTGGAAGTGTATCTCATTGAAAAATACATTCGTTTTACGCAGCCTTTCGCGATTTTGATCCTCACGGCCATTGGGGTGATTGTGTCCGCCCGTAAGAGCCGGAGAGGCGTAGGGTGGCAGATTGCGCTTGGCTTCATGCTTGCCTTTATATACATTCTCTTTTTTCTTTTGTCAAAAGGTGTGGCGGAAGCAGGTACGATCAATACATTGTTCGCAGTATGGCTGCCCAACATTGTTTTTTCATTGATCGGAGTGGTTTTATACAAAACATTGCCCCGCTGA
- a CDS encoding DMT family transporter encodes MFSSTSLRSYLHLHFLVMIWGFTAIVGLMVTISPVALVFYRTLFAAAGLGFIIFFKQKTFKTDSADLIRMLAVGFVLSAHWMLFFASARISTASVCLAGMATTSLWTSLIEPLVSKKPVRLLEVGLGILAFAGLYVVFKFEFDHALGLALALASALLAAVFTVANSKLVQRISAYTITFYEMIGATAFSFVFLGISEWQGWTRGEPYIPAAKDWVWILFLALICTVYASTMATQLMKQFSAYLINLTINLEPVYGIALAFFFFGEKERMTEEFYLGTLLILLAVLLYPLLMRTTFGKRDRKIIEMKK; translated from the coding sequence ATGTTTTCATCCACCAGCCTGCGGTCGTACTTACATTTGCATTTCCTGGTGATGATCTGGGGCTTTACGGCCATTGTAGGGCTAATGGTTACGATTTCTCCGGTCGCATTGGTGTTTTATCGTACACTTTTCGCGGCGGCAGGACTGGGGTTTATTATTTTTTTCAAACAAAAAACATTTAAAACCGACAGCGCAGACCTCATCAGAATGCTTGCCGTGGGGTTTGTATTATCAGCTCACTGGATGCTTTTCTTTGCTTCGGCGCGGATATCCACCGCCTCCGTTTGCCTCGCAGGAATGGCAACCACCTCCCTCTGGACCAGCCTGATCGAGCCATTGGTAAGCAAAAAGCCGGTTCGTCTGCTGGAAGTAGGGTTAGGGATTCTGGCTTTTGCAGGTTTATACGTAGTCTTCAAATTTGAATTCGACCACGCGCTGGGACTCGCGTTGGCATTGGCTTCCGCCTTGCTGGCAGCTGTATTTACGGTCGCAAACAGCAAACTTGTTCAGCGGATCAGTGCTTACACCATTACTTTTTACGAAATGATCGGCGCTACTGCCTTTTCGTTTGTGTTTCTGGGGATTTCGGAATGGCAGGGTTGGACGAGAGGCGAGCCTTATATTCCCGCTGCCAAGGATTGGGTCTGGATATTGTTTCTCGCATTGATCTGTACAGTGTATGCCAGTACAATGGCTACACAGCTCATGAAGCAGTTTTCGGCCTATCTGATCAATCTCACTATCAATCTCGAACCGGTGTATGGTATCGCGCTTGCTTTTTTCTTTTTTGGTGAAAAAGAGCGGATGACGGAAGAATTTTATCTGGGTACCTTGCTCATTTTGCTTGCAGTGTTGCTTTATCCATTGCTGATGAGGACAACCTTTGGGAAACGTGACCGGAAAATAATTGAGATGAAGAAATAG
- a CDS encoding glycosyltransferase family 2 protein — protein MNPARLLLVIPCYNEEAILYLTYSKLNIYFNGIKQQGLIAQDSRICFVNDGSRDRTWNIIEDLCRQDPNVIGVGLSRNFGHQSAIMAGLEKHMDHFDCFITIDADLQDDINAITAMIEKHRDGAMVVYGVRGDRSSDSWFKRSTAEGFYILMQKMGVPVVFNHADFRLMDRRVLQELGNYKEINLFLRGVVPLIGFQNDKVFYNRLEREAGETKYPLSKMLLFAWNGITSFSTFPMRLVLYFGFFNFLVAMAIVVYILFSYLVGYTVPGWTSTMLPITFFSGSNMMALGLIGEYIGKIYEEVKGRPRYIIEKTVNE, from the coding sequence ATGAATCCAGCCCGTTTACTTTTAGTAATACCATGCTACAATGAGGAAGCGATATTGTATCTGACCTATTCTAAATTAAACATCTACTTCAACGGCATCAAACAGCAAGGGCTTATCGCTCAGGATAGCAGAATATGTTTTGTGAATGACGGAAGCAGGGACCGGACCTGGAATATTATTGAAGATCTTTGCCGCCAGGACCCTAATGTGATCGGGGTAGGCTTGTCCAGAAACTTCGGACATCAGAGCGCCATCATGGCCGGACTTGAAAAACACATGGATCATTTCGATTGCTTTATCACGATTGATGCTGACTTGCAGGATGATATCAATGCCATTACTGCCATGATCGAGAAACATCGGGACGGCGCAATGGTGGTGTATGGCGTGCGGGGCGACAGAAGTTCGGATAGTTGGTTTAAACGGTCTACCGCGGAAGGATTTTATATTTTAATGCAAAAAATGGGCGTTCCGGTTGTTTTCAACCACGCTGATTTCAGGCTGATGGACCGCCGGGTGTTGCAGGAACTGGGCAATTATAAAGAAATCAACCTTTTTCTGAGGGGCGTCGTGCCGCTGATTGGTTTCCAAAATGATAAGGTTTTTTACAACAGATTGGAACGTGAGGCTGGTGAAACCAAATATCCATTGAGCAAAATGCTGCTCTTTGCCTGGAACGGAATTACCTCGTTTTCTACATTTCCAATGCGGCTGGTGCTTTACTTTGGCTTTTTTAACTTTTTGGTAGCCATGGCCATTGTCGTATACATTTTGTTCTCATACCTGGTAGGCTACACCGTCCCCGGCTGGACATCCACAATGCTGCCGATCACCTTTTTCAGCGGCTCCAATATGATGGCACTCGGCCTGATCGGGGAATACATTGGTAAAATTTATGAAGAAGTAAAAGGCCGCCCACGTTACATTATTGAAAAAACTGTCAATGAATAG
- a CDS encoding DUF6056 family protein, producing the protein MNRFYRKYRIVGNWINIILMLTVLVPLLALSYFNHPSPADDYCYIDTVFKFGWLEAMNYYYSGWTGRYFGIFLNHSNPLIFHSITGFKVLPAILLLTVLFSLYSLFRHLTPTLSRMAHIGFAGVVFFLYALKMASMAEAFYWMASFVTFTIPSVFILFWIVLVLRWYRQDTQSARILIGGLAGFMIFAVVGSGESTLLTIMLLIGAWWVYRLLYHRKVDGFMIAMLAVSLLSCYFYFSAPGNSARIGTNPLGGNIPFSAISSFKKLAFLSYDWIFKTPLIFFSVAWLVVLSRLSEGARNYFSIPVWYAVLLFIGVLAAQLFPNYYGVGIDPSPRIINCVYFFFLIGWFYVVGVVFHYFRKVKTGQLHFSMARYGALYGILVISIALSFFKSTNVRMMYTDLLKGRAAAFDREMFSRYETLKNSKEDVVYLPPIMAKPLSIFYDDDIKTNKDHWWNKCLAGYYGKKAIYMKNSEGEQK; encoded by the coding sequence ATGAATAGATTTTATAGAAAATACAGGATCGTTGGTAACTGGATTAACATTATCCTGATGCTGACCGTGCTTGTACCATTGCTCGCACTTTCGTATTTCAATCACCCATCCCCCGCCGACGATTATTGTTACATTGATACCGTATTCAAGTTTGGTTGGCTCGAAGCCATGAATTATTACTATTCCGGCTGGACAGGGCGCTATTTTGGTATTTTCCTCAACCATAGCAATCCGTTAATATTTCATTCCATCACAGGATTTAAAGTACTGCCGGCGATCTTGTTGCTGACGGTGCTGTTTTCATTGTACAGCCTGTTCCGGCACTTGACCCCCACATTGTCGAGGATGGCGCATATCGGTTTTGCCGGGGTCGTTTTCTTCTTGTATGCGTTGAAAATGGCAAGTATGGCTGAGGCATTTTACTGGATGGCATCATTTGTAACCTTCACCATTCCCAGTGTATTTATTCTGTTTTGGATCGTGCTGGTTTTGCGCTGGTACCGCCAGGATACGCAGTCTGCCAGAATTCTCATCGGGGGCTTGGCTGGTTTCATGATTTTTGCGGTGGTTGGCAGTGGTGAATCAACACTTTTGACGATTATGTTGCTGATCGGCGCATGGTGGGTTTACAGGTTGCTTTACCATCGGAAAGTCGATGGTTTCATGATTGCGATGCTCGCGGTCTCGCTGCTTTCGTGCTATTTCTATTTCAGCGCACCCGGGAACAGTGCCCGGATCGGTACTAATCCTCTGGGAGGCAACATTCCGTTTTCGGCCATTTCATCATTCAAAAAGCTTGCATTCCTGAGCTATGACTGGATTTTCAAGACGCCCCTGATTTTCTTCTCTGTGGCCTGGCTGGTGGTGCTATCCCGGTTGTCCGAAGGCGCGAGAAATTACTTTTCGATCCCTGTCTGGTATGCAGTATTGCTGTTTATAGGAGTACTTGCCGCTCAACTTTTTCCTAATTACTACGGAGTCGGCATCGATCCATCACCACGGATCATTAACTGCGTTTATTTCTTCTTCCTGATTGGCTGGTTTTATGTGGTCGGTGTGGTATTCCATTATTTCCGAAAAGTGAAAACAGGGCAGTTACATTTCTCAATGGCGCGTTACGGAGCATTGTACGGCATATTGGTGATTTCCATTGCATTGTCTTTTTTCAAAAGCACCAATGTGCGAATGATGTACACCGATTTACTGAAAGGCCGTGCAGCCGCATTTGACAGGGAAATGTTTTCGCGTTATGAAACACTAAAAAATTCAAAAGAAGATGTCGTCTATCTGCCACCAATTATGGCAAAACCGCTGTCGATTTTTTACGATGACGATATCAAGACAAACAAAGACCATTGGTGGAATAAGTGCCTCGCGGGCTATTATGGCAAAAAGGCCATTTATATGAAAAATAGTGAAGGTGAACAGAAATAG